From Marivirga harenae, one genomic window encodes:
- a CDS encoding ABC transporter permease produces MRISLKPFFLSIMVLLILFPFVYLLWLSLSAEWSFPNVMPEYFGLKNWKALLISETGLLWSFLQSIIISVSVGFTATLSGFIISRNIAYHPRKNTFTLLSYFPYIISPVVFGACLSYFFLKLGIFGQMTGVIVAQFMISFPYALIFFNSFWGQKTKNMEDLVSTLGGNRLYSFTKVLFPLAKGMLLVCFFQTFLISWFEYGLTSVIGVGKVQTLTIKVFLFIREANYFYGALSCCLLILPPLVLMYINKKYVFNKLT; encoded by the coding sequence ATGCGTATTAGTTTAAAGCCTTTCTTCTTATCGATCATGGTATTGCTGATACTGTTTCCCTTTGTGTATCTACTTTGGCTGTCTCTTTCTGCAGAATGGTCATTCCCAAATGTTATGCCTGAGTATTTCGGGTTAAAAAACTGGAAGGCCTTATTGATTTCAGAAACAGGCTTATTGTGGAGCTTTCTACAATCTATCATCATTTCTGTTTCCGTAGGATTTACTGCCACTCTTAGTGGTTTTATTATCAGCCGGAATATTGCCTATCATCCTAGAAAGAACACCTTCACCTTATTAAGCTATTTCCCTTACATTATCTCCCCTGTTGTTTTTGGGGCATGCTTAAGTTATTTCTTCCTCAAGCTTGGGATTTTCGGTCAAATGACGGGCGTGATTGTAGCTCAATTCATGATTAGCTTTCCTTATGCACTGATTTTCTTTAATAGTTTTTGGGGGCAAAAAACAAAAAATATGGAAGATTTAGTCTCGACACTAGGTGGAAATAGACTGTATAGTTTCACGAAAGTTTTATTTCCATTGGCCAAAGGAATGCTCTTGGTCTGCTTCTTTCAAACATTCCTGATTTCTTGGTTTGAATATGGTTTAACATCTGTAATTGGAGTTGGCAAAGTGCAAACCCTCACCATCAAAGTATTTTTATTCATCCGCGAGGCCAACTACTTCTATGGTGCTTTAAGCTGCTGCTTATTGATTTTACCGCCATTAGTTCTGATGTATATCAACAAGAAATATGTATTTAATAAACTGACCTGA
- a CDS encoding ABC transporter substrate-binding protein — translation MMQRFLFFLLFAITLFLMSCENPKESRNWKQASWQEIEQQANDTTVNFMMWQGSPIVNDYINNYVKPTLKEKHNITLNISSGQGPEIVQLMMGEKQAGSEKGQVDMVWINGETFFQLRKIEGLWGPFTEKLPNSQYIDFNNPFIGIDFQQEINGMECPWGINQFAFVYDSIKTPAPPKTLAELETFVKVNPGTFTISNDFSGMTLLKCYMAELSGSPDGLDGEFDQQKYDTLSTQLWEYINRNRKYFWKEGQTFPKEHSKMDQMFSSGEILLTYGFSEGGIEEKVLQGLFPESTKGYAWKNGTILNSNYLGITYNATNKAGAMQVINFLISPEAQLKRAEPSGMNANPVLDISKLPTEYKDKFEKITARQYGPSLDELSENAIKEPAPEYMLNIYEDFRTYVIEK, via the coding sequence ATGATGCAAAGATTTTTATTCTTTTTGCTGTTTGCTATTACCCTATTTTTGATGAGTTGTGAAAACCCTAAAGAATCCAGAAACTGGAAGCAAGCTTCGTGGCAAGAAATAGAACAACAGGCCAATGATACCACTGTCAATTTTATGATGTGGCAAGGAAGCCCGATCGTCAATGATTATATCAACAATTATGTAAAACCTACTTTAAAAGAAAAGCACAACATCACACTGAATATTAGCAGCGGTCAAGGGCCGGAAATCGTGCAATTGATGATGGGTGAAAAGCAAGCGGGTTCTGAAAAGGGACAAGTAGATATGGTTTGGATTAATGGAGAAACATTCTTTCAACTTAGAAAAATAGAAGGACTTTGGGGTCCATTCACAGAGAAACTTCCTAATTCACAATATATTGACTTTAATAATCCATTTATCGGGATAGATTTTCAGCAAGAAATAAACGGGATGGAATGCCCATGGGGGATCAATCAATTTGCTTTTGTTTATGATTCTATTAAAACCCCTGCCCCACCTAAGACACTTGCTGAACTAGAAACATTTGTAAAAGTAAATCCTGGCACTTTCACTATATCCAATGATTTCTCAGGCATGACCTTGTTAAAATGCTATATGGCCGAATTGAGCGGCAGTCCTGATGGATTGGATGGTGAATTTGATCAACAGAAATATGATACGCTTTCCACTCAACTTTGGGAATACATCAATCGAAATCGAAAATACTTCTGGAAAGAAGGACAGACATTTCCCAAAGAACACAGCAAAATGGATCAGATGTTTTCATCTGGAGAAATACTGCTCACTTATGGATTCAGTGAAGGTGGAATTGAAGAAAAAGTTTTACAAGGATTATTTCCAGAAAGTACAAAAGGTTATGCCTGGAAAAACGGAACTATCCTAAACTCTAATTATTTAGGGATCACCTATAACGCGACCAATAAAGCGGGGGCTATGCAAGTCATTAATTTCCTGATTTCACCCGAAGCTCAATTGAAGAGAGCGGAACCTTCAGGTATGAATGCCAATCCAGTATTGGATATTTCAAAGCTTCCTACCGAGTACAAAGACAAATTTGAAAAAATTACTGCAAGGCAATACGGCCCTTCTTTGGACGAATTATCTGAGAATGCTATAAAAGAGCCAGCTCCAGAGTATATGCTTAATATTTACGAAGATTTTAGAACCTACGTGATTGAAAAATAA
- a CDS encoding transposase, whose product MSEKFKNTYRTASARRQKWDYRWDASYFVTICTKDRHHFFGEIIDGKMQLSHQGILANVFWHEIPHHAISVHLDEFVVMPNHIHGILVLQNGFPPPVYFEVFDFNSLWNDGADNGRTGYGRDNACIVSTPTEMNNPEILTGKTRFQNPGKNSISSIIGSYKSAVTKHANRLNLENGWQTRFHDHIIRTKEEYYRIKKYIRNNTKNWEEDRFFEN is encoded by the coding sequence ATGAGTGAAAAGTTCAAAAACACCTATAGAACAGCATCTGCCCGAAGGCAAAAATGGGATTACAGATGGGATGCCAGTTATTTCGTTACAATTTGTACAAAAGATCGGCATCATTTTTTTGGTGAAATAATCGATGGAAAAATGCAATTGTCTCATCAGGGCATTTTGGCAAATGTATTCTGGCATGAAATTCCCCACCACGCAATATCAGTGCATTTAGATGAGTTTGTGGTAATGCCAAATCATATCCATGGAATATTGGTTTTGCAAAATGGTTTTCCGCCACCTGTCTATTTTGAGGTTTTTGATTTTAATTCATTATGGAATGATGGTGCTGATAACGGTAGAACAGGGTACGGCAGAGACAATGCATGCATTGTCTCTACACCCACGGAAATGAATAATCCAGAAATATTGACGGGCAAAACCAGGTTCCAAAACCCTGGGAAAAATTCTATCTCATCCATTATTGGTTCCTACAAATCTGCTGTTACAAAACATGCTAATCGTTTAAATTTGGAAAATGGCTGGCAAACCCGATTCCATGACCATATCATCAGAACAAAAGAAGAATATTATAGGATCAAAAAATATATCCGCAATAATACTAAAAATTGGGAGGAGGATAGATTTTTTGAGAATTAG
- a CDS encoding SusD/RagB family nutrient-binding outer membrane lipoprotein — protein sequence MKIFNYTFTLLLAALLITACTDNFEEINENPNSPENVEPQFLLTNIISVSSDQNTYYQGFDQSNYFSQHVAAIDFGFLDRYIIGSNSTYWAVVNGLLTDINSMKASPTSNEAYAAVGDIMRCFLFTQMTDMWNDVPYTEAGRLEEGIDKPKYDTQESIYTDPETGILAVLTRSANTLESTNQLINGDVMFNNDLDKWVRFANSLRVRYLMRISKRLNDFSELSSLANSGKLMESNADNAVLPYLASAPNQFPFFLSSVGGLVEHVMSKTADSVLSLWDDPRIAVLYQPVAAGLANDSVYYRGIQNGQTNERVQQLGLGVNDLSVVGSIFRDVPDGADAQFMQYAEVQFALAEAVERNYIAGNVQQYYENGVRASFEYYGVDVPEDYFSRDAVELNGTDNITKIMTQKWLSLINIGHEAWFNIRRTGIPSLQAGPDAVNEGRYPVRYLYPESEQATNTENYQEAVQRIGGDDINSKGWWERD from the coding sequence ATGAAAATATTCAACTATACATTCACCTTACTGCTAGCCGCTCTGTTAATTACGGCCTGCACAGATAACTTTGAGGAAATCAATGAAAATCCCAATTCCCCGGAAAATGTGGAGCCTCAATTTTTACTCACTAATATTATTTCAGTTTCTAGTGATCAGAATACCTACTATCAAGGCTTTGATCAGTCAAATTACTTTTCTCAACATGTTGCAGCGATTGACTTTGGATTTTTAGACAGATACATCATTGGTTCTAATTCAACCTATTGGGCTGTGGTAAATGGGTTGCTGACCGACATCAACTCAATGAAGGCATCTCCTACCTCAAATGAAGCATACGCAGCAGTAGGAGATATTATGAGGTGTTTCCTGTTCACCCAAATGACCGATATGTGGAATGATGTCCCTTATACCGAGGCAGGAAGATTAGAGGAAGGAATTGACAAACCAAAATATGATACTCAGGAAAGTATTTATACGGATCCTGAAACCGGTATTTTAGCAGTATTGACAAGGTCAGCGAATACGTTAGAGAGCACAAATCAGCTGATAAACGGTGATGTAATGTTCAATAACGACTTGGATAAATGGGTAAGGTTCGCAAATTCGCTTCGAGTAAGATACCTGATGAGGATAAGCAAGAGATTGAATGACTTCTCTGAATTATCTTCTTTAGCCAACTCTGGAAAATTGATGGAATCCAATGCAGATAATGCCGTATTGCCGTATTTGGCATCCGCTCCGAACCAGTTTCCATTTTTTCTTTCTTCTGTAGGTGGGTTAGTAGAGCATGTGATGAGCAAGACAGCTGATTCTGTCCTTAGCCTTTGGGATGATCCAAGGATTGCAGTACTATATCAGCCAGTAGCTGCCGGTTTAGCTAATGACTCTGTTTACTATCGAGGCATCCAAAATGGTCAAACTAATGAGCGAGTGCAACAACTTGGACTAGGAGTCAATGATTTATCAGTTGTAGGATCAATTTTTAGGGATGTTCCTGACGGAGCAGACGCACAATTCATGCAGTATGCAGAAGTACAATTTGCTTTGGCTGAAGCAGTTGAAAGAAATTATATTGCTGGAAATGTTCAGCAGTACTATGAAAATGGAGTAAGAGCAAGTTTCGAATATTATGGTGTTGATGTCCCAGAAGACTACTTCTCAAGGGATGCAGTTGAATTGAACGGTACTGATAACATCACCAAAATAATGACCCAAAAATGGTTGAGTCTCATCAATATTGGGCACGAAGCATGGTTCAACATCAGACGAACTGGCATACCTTCTTTACAGGCCGGACCAGACGCAGTTAATGAAGGAAGATATCCTGTTCGGTATTTATACCCGGAATCAGAGCAAGCCACAAATACTGAAAATTATCAAGAAGCAGTCCAAAGAATTGGTGGTGATGATATCAACAGCAAAGGATGGTGGGAACGTGATTAA
- a CDS encoding nucleoside hydrolase: METKNIWIDTDLSVGMKRHIREGYCDVDDGYALLQLFKAENIHIKGISAVFGNTLIDDAYRLCQQMSKEFAKNEIPVYKGAGTAIDLSKVETNDAVEALATALKETQLTILAIGPATNVGILLLQYPELKNQIKEVVLVAGRRKPTDYFKIGNQGNHARDLNFDLDNQAFNIMFEAGVPVTLCPFEISSKVWIGSDDLKKLDNGEAGNKWLAEHSQPWLAQWINQGASGFNPFDVLASHYIISPEDIISEDLKAQLEIHPDDTVKDNDKLVFKNYLLCRSEGSFPVKYCHDVVSDYHEKLMDSLTKKS; the protein is encoded by the coding sequence ATGGAAACGAAAAATATTTGGATTGATACCGACCTCTCTGTAGGCATGAAAAGACACATCAGAGAAGGATATTGCGATGTGGATGACGGATACGCACTGTTACAATTATTTAAAGCTGAAAATATCCATATAAAGGGGATAAGTGCAGTATTTGGAAATACTCTAATTGATGACGCCTACAGACTTTGTCAGCAAATGAGTAAAGAATTTGCTAAGAATGAAATCCCTGTTTACAAAGGAGCTGGGACAGCAATTGATCTTAGCAAGGTAGAAACCAATGATGCTGTGGAAGCTTTGGCAACAGCCTTGAAAGAAACTCAATTGACCATTTTAGCTATCGGTCCAGCTACCAATGTGGGAATATTACTTTTGCAATATCCTGAATTGAAAAACCAAATTAAAGAAGTAGTTCTAGTGGCTGGAAGAAGAAAACCAACTGATTATTTCAAAATTGGCAATCAAGGAAATCATGCAAGGGATTTAAATTTCGATTTAGATAATCAAGCTTTTAACATCATGTTTGAAGCAGGTGTCCCTGTCACTTTATGTCCTTTCGAAATTTCAAGCAAAGTATGGATTGGATCAGATGATCTAAAAAAACTAGATAATGGCGAGGCCGGAAATAAATGGCTAGCAGAGCATTCTCAGCCATGGTTAGCACAATGGATCAATCAAGGCGCTAGTGGTTTTAATCCTTTTGATGTTTTGGCGAGCCACTACATCATATCACCCGAAGATATTATCAGTGAAGACCTAAAAGCACAATTAGAAATTCATCCAGACGATACAGTAAAGGACAATGACAAGTTAGTATTCAAGAACTACCTGCTGTGTCGTAGTGAGGGATCATTTCCTGTAAAATACTGCCATGATGTGGTATCAGACTATCATGAAAAATTAATGGATTCTTTAACCAAAAAAAGCTAG
- a CDS encoding SusC/RagA family TonB-linked outer membrane protein, translating into MKKLILILCYLLSFHLSAQNSNTYSSVVIDSRGEPIPGAVVNEMGTERFAVTLKDGSFQLKTPSENFLLNIQFLGFEDLQIDIRNGNIPANIMLTEDLEQLDEVVVTALGIEREKQSLASSIGKIDSKQLTDVPMTNLVNSMAGQVSGVQITNGSSGVGSSSRIIIRGENSLTGTNQPLFVVDGVPISNEQITSDLVNNGSLQEVDWGNGGAEIDPENIASIFILKGAGSAALYGSRAANGVVLITTKRGKAQQGLGISTSSSLTFETLLTLPDYQNEYGGGIGDFAFDTGLGALDGTAGIFSYGPKLDQGDLIAQFDGPSTDINGNPVRGGDVIARTRADGSLTEIRPTEWVSRPNNIRNFFETGITAQNNIAVNSASDKGNIRLAYSNLRNEGILPNTDLNRDGLAISLDQQLTDQLSVNTYVNYINTRSKNRPNLGYGYENVMYGFNWTQRQTDFDPLKNYWQAGQEGLEQFNYNYAWVNNPYFTLFENTNSFDKHRVLGNASANYDFSEKLRFTVRSGTDIYNDNRAFRRALSTNANPTGSYREDQVFYKEMNTDFLLSYSDRIHEDFTYDLSVGANRFDQTVTYKFTEASQLALPNIYTLANSNAPLTGNNELFEKRINSIYGTGNISFRNALYLDVTVRNDWSSTLPIDNNSFAYYSSGLSYVLSNMVELPQLFTFVKLRASAASVGNDTDPYQLLNTFAFNQNYGDKLKVTNQSTLKNLNLRPERLTAYETGAEIWLLKDRIQTDITVYQNTSTDQIIARPISLTTGFANKLENGGKVQTRGLEASITGLAIKQNNFQWKVAANYSAYRSRVLELPEGVDQFVTGNADFFGGAGGSNSLFYIAKENGLVGDMYGTGFKKVNGRTVYDSNGAPITDGTLRLLGNYNPDFSVGLSNEFSYKNIIMNVLFDFRYGGIIASRTRSLGNTSGVLKETLAGRENGIIGDGIVNIGTEENPNYVENTTSVSAISYYNAIYSRGNEESSIYDASYIKLRQVGLYYSLSKQLSQRIGFQSVKFGFIGSNLLLFTENPHVDPELNALQGRNIVQGVDDMSLPSTRSFGFSIKTKF; encoded by the coding sequence ATGAAGAAATTAATACTAATCTTATGCTATTTGCTGAGTTTCCATCTATCTGCTCAAAATAGCAATACTTATTCTTCTGTAGTCATCGACTCAAGAGGAGAGCCTATTCCCGGGGCAGTTGTAAATGAAATGGGTACTGAAAGATTTGCAGTCACTTTAAAAGATGGTAGTTTTCAACTGAAAACACCGTCTGAGAACTTCTTACTGAACATTCAATTCTTAGGCTTTGAGGATTTGCAGATAGATATTCGAAATGGAAATATCCCTGCTAACATCATGTTGACTGAAGATCTGGAGCAGCTCGATGAAGTGGTTGTAACTGCATTAGGGATTGAAAGAGAGAAGCAGTCTTTAGCCTCATCAATAGGAAAAATAGACAGCAAGCAGCTAACAGATGTACCCATGACAAATCTTGTTAACAGTATGGCAGGTCAAGTTTCTGGTGTCCAAATTACCAATGGTTCCTCAGGAGTGGGGTCCTCATCTAGAATTATAATCAGAGGTGAAAATTCTTTAACTGGCACTAATCAACCATTATTTGTGGTTGATGGCGTACCTATCAGTAACGAACAAATCACCAGCGATTTAGTAAACAACGGATCATTACAAGAAGTGGACTGGGGAAATGGTGGTGCTGAAATTGATCCAGAAAATATTGCTTCAATATTTATTTTAAAGGGAGCAGGATCTGCTGCCCTTTATGGTTCCAGAGCGGCAAATGGTGTTGTTTTAATCACTACTAAAAGAGGAAAGGCTCAACAAGGTTTAGGAATTAGCACGAGCAGTTCACTTACATTTGAAACACTCTTAACATTACCTGATTATCAAAATGAATATGGTGGTGGAATTGGTGATTTCGCGTTTGATACAGGTCTTGGTGCCCTGGATGGAACAGCTGGCATTTTCAGCTACGGTCCAAAATTAGATCAAGGTGATTTAATAGCGCAATTTGATGGACCTTCTACTGATATCAACGGAAACCCTGTAAGGGGTGGAGATGTAATAGCTAGGACTCGGGCAGATGGTAGCTTGACAGAAATCAGACCAACTGAATGGGTATCTAGACCCAACAATATCAGGAATTTCTTTGAGACAGGCATCACGGCTCAAAATAATATTGCAGTAAATTCAGCTAGTGACAAAGGAAATATACGGCTGGCTTACAGCAACTTGCGAAATGAGGGTATACTACCTAATACTGATTTAAACAGAGACGGTCTGGCGATCAGTTTAGACCAACAATTAACTGACCAATTAAGTGTAAATACTTATGTTAATTACATCAATACAAGAAGTAAAAACCGCCCTAACTTAGGTTATGGCTACGAAAATGTAATGTATGGCTTTAACTGGACACAAAGACAAACAGACTTTGATCCGCTCAAAAATTATTGGCAGGCCGGTCAGGAAGGTTTAGAGCAGTTCAACTACAATTACGCTTGGGTCAATAATCCTTACTTCACCTTATTTGAAAACACGAATAGTTTTGACAAGCATCGAGTTTTAGGAAATGCCTCTGCAAATTATGATTTCAGTGAGAAATTACGTTTTACGGTAAGAAGCGGTACTGACATCTACAATGACAACAGGGCATTTCGAAGGGCACTAAGCACCAACGCCAATCCTACGGGTAGTTATCGTGAAGATCAGGTGTTTTATAAAGAAATGAATACAGATTTCCTACTGTCTTATTCCGATCGAATACATGAAGATTTCACTTATGATCTTTCGGTAGGAGCAAATCGCTTCGATCAGACCGTCACCTACAAATTTACTGAAGCTTCTCAACTAGCGCTACCAAATATTTATACATTAGCCAATTCTAATGCACCCTTAACAGGGAATAATGAATTATTTGAAAAGCGTATCAATAGTATTTATGGCACAGGAAATATCAGTTTTAGAAATGCCCTCTATCTTGACGTTACCGTACGTAATGACTGGAGCAGCACGCTACCCATCGACAACAATTCATTTGCTTACTATTCAAGCGGCTTAAGTTATGTATTATCCAATATGGTAGAACTACCACAGCTTTTCACTTTTGTGAAACTGAGAGCCAGTGCAGCCAGCGTAGGTAATGACACGGATCCATATCAACTGCTGAATACTTTTGCTTTCAACCAGAACTATGGTGATAAGCTTAAGGTAACTAACCAAAGCACTTTAAAAAATCTGAATTTGAGGCCTGAAAGACTTACCGCCTACGAAACAGGAGCAGAAATTTGGCTTCTTAAGGATAGGATTCAAACAGATATTACCGTTTACCAAAACACTAGTACCGACCAAATCATTGCTCGGCCTATTTCCTTAACTACTGGTTTTGCCAATAAACTGGAAAACGGTGGAAAAGTACAAACTAGAGGACTTGAAGCCTCAATCACAGGATTAGCCATCAAGCAAAACAACTTTCAATGGAAAGTAGCGGCTAATTATTCAGCTTACAGAAGTCGAGTACTAGAATTACCTGAAGGGGTAGATCAGTTCGTAACAGGTAATGCTGATTTCTTTGGCGGTGCAGGCGGCTCCAATTCTTTATTCTATATAGCTAAAGAAAATGGTCTAGTTGGAGATATGTACGGGACTGGTTTCAAAAAGGTAAACGGAAGAACCGTATATGACAGCAATGGAGCTCCTATTACAGACGGGACATTACGACTGTTAGGCAATTACAACCCTGATTTCTCTGTAGGTCTCAGCAATGAGTTCTCCTATAAGAATATAATCATGAATGTCCTGTTTGACTTCAGATATGGAGGTATTATCGCTTCAAGGACAAGGTCTTTAGGTAATACTTCTGGAGTTTTGAAAGAAACTTTAGCAGGTCGAGAAAATGGAATTATTGGAGATGGAATAGTCAACATTGGAACCGAAGAAAACCCTAACTATGTCGAGAACACCACCAGTGTTTCAGCAATTTCTTACTATAACGCCATTTACTCAAGAGGAAACGAAGAAAGCTCTATTTATGATGCTTCTTATATTAAATTGAGGCAAGTAGGTCTTTATTATAGTTTAAGTAAGCAGCTGAGCCAAAGAATCGGCTTCCAGAGTGTCAAATTTGGATTCATCGGCAGCAATCTTTTACTGTTCACCGAAAACCCTCATGTTGATCCCGAATTAAATGCTCTACAAGGCAGAAACATAGTACAGGGTGTAGATGATATGTCATTACCCTCCACAAGAAGTTTCGGTTTCAGCATTAAAACAAAATTTTAA
- a CDS encoding ABC transporter ATP-binding protein: MFLEIQHINKSFGKEQIVKDLNFSLAPQKTLSILGKSGCGKTSMLKIIGGLLKADSGNIILDGNDISELEAEKRNIVYLYQEDLLFPHLNVFENIAFGLRIKKQKEEHIQSKVKEMLELLELENHGQKMPHQLSGGQRQRVSFGRAIIINPALLLLDEPFGSLDAGTRQRMQQLFKDIAHKFKITSLFVTHDLKEAILMGDEIAFMQSGKLKLYKNKEEFIADPSTGVQNEIGFWENLIPKEQDII; encoded by the coding sequence ATGTTTTTAGAAATTCAACATATTAATAAAAGCTTTGGCAAAGAGCAGATCGTAAAGGATCTGAATTTTTCGCTAGCTCCGCAAAAAACCTTAAGCATTTTGGGTAAATCTGGTTGTGGAAAAACCAGCATGCTTAAAATAATTGGTGGCTTGCTTAAGGCAGACAGTGGTAATATAATTTTGGATGGGAATGATATCAGCGAATTGGAAGCTGAGAAGAGAAATATCGTTTACCTCTACCAAGAAGATTTACTTTTCCCACACTTAAATGTATTCGAAAATATTGCATTTGGTCTTCGAATAAAAAAACAAAAAGAAGAGCATATTCAAAGCAAGGTCAAGGAAATGCTGGAGCTTTTGGAATTGGAAAATCATGGCCAAAAAATGCCTCATCAGCTTTCAGGGGGGCAAAGACAAAGGGTTTCCTTTGGAAGAGCCATCATCATCAACCCTGCTTTGCTTCTATTAGATGAGCCTTTTGGTAGCCTAGATGCCGGCACTCGGCAAAGAATGCAACAATTATTTAAAGACATAGCACATAAATTTAAGATCACCTCACTTTTTGTCACCCACGATTTGAAAGAAGCTATACTAATGGGGGATGAAATTGCCTTTATGCAAAGTGGAAAACTCAAATTATATAAAAATAAAGAAGAATTTATAGCAGACCCTTCAACTGGTGTGCAAAATGAAATCGGCTTTTGGGAAAATCTAATCCCAAAAGAACAAGACATAATTTAA
- a CDS encoding ABC transporter permease, with product MKNKGKHIGFVLFVVFAVLPFTLAFGYALLYSFGIIGVVNEGFTLSFWKEVFTSGTLGTSFLYSGIIAAVGVFLSVSLALWVVLKFKEGFNNKYLSFIIYMPLAVPGIVSAFFTYQLFAQSGFFARLSYQLNWIETAQQFPDLVNDNWAIGIIITFISLLTPFFILLYLNIYKDERIEELSQLSRALGANKKQIALKVSLPIMLKKSWVLIVLYFIFLLGAYEVPLILGQESPQMLSVLILRELKQFDLTKTSEGYVMAVVYTVVIMSATIFIFSRKKLRNNAY from the coding sequence TTGAAAAATAAGGGAAAACATATCGGTTTTGTGCTATTCGTGGTATTTGCTGTACTACCATTTACGCTCGCATTTGGCTATGCTTTGCTCTATTCTTTCGGGATCATTGGGGTAGTTAATGAAGGCTTTACTTTATCGTTTTGGAAAGAGGTTTTTACATCAGGCACTCTAGGAACCTCCTTTTTATACAGTGGAATTATTGCTGCAGTAGGTGTATTTCTATCCGTTAGTTTGGCACTATGGGTAGTTTTGAAATTCAAAGAAGGCTTCAATAATAAGTACTTATCTTTTATTATTTATATGCCCTTGGCAGTTCCCGGTATCGTTTCCGCATTTTTTACTTATCAATTATTCGCTCAATCAGGATTTTTTGCAAGATTAAGCTATCAGCTCAATTGGATTGAAACAGCACAGCAATTTCCTGATTTAGTGAATGATAATTGGGCCATTGGCATCATCATTACTTTCATTAGTCTGCTAACTCCTTTCTTCATTCTGCTTTATTTAAATATATATAAAGATGAAAGAATAGAAGAGCTAAGCCAATTATCCAGAGCACTGGGAGCAAACAAAAAACAAATAGCACTCAAAGTGAGCTTACCGATTATGCTCAAAAAGTCTTGGGTTTTAATTGTGCTGTACTTCATTTTCTTATTAGGCGCTTATGAAGTACCGCTAATTTTAGGTCAAGAATCTCCTCAAATGCTATCGGTGCTGATTTTACGAGAATTAAAACAATTTGACCTTACTAAAACCTCAGAAGGTTATGTAATGGCGGTGGTCTACACAGTAGTCATTATGTCAGCGACTATATTCATTTTTTCACGAAAAAAACTGAGAAACAATGCGTATTAG
- a CDS encoding phosphotransferase — MIKLDNQLETIDSYLSDKKWLEENEKVASVEKPGEGNMNFTLRCRTSNDHSFIIKQSRDFVEKFPQVPAPAERVLRESEFYEIIRKNPDLSRRTPEIIAVDEENHIILMEDLGESSDYSFLYQEGKNLSETELKEIMHFIADLHTHFTTDSSSKTIQNKEMRQLNHEHIFKFPFMKDNGMNLDDVMPGLEAVKQSIIRNEALHLALKQLGDLYLSDGKHLLHGDYFPGSWLNTKSGLKIIDPEFCFFGPKEFEIGVCMAHLYLAKQPYPIIQKAMDFYKEKAPFDDVLMMKFMAVEMMRRILGLAQLPISQTLEERKALVERGVMMLTKY, encoded by the coding sequence ATGATTAAACTTGACAATCAATTAGAAACCATCGATAGTTATTTAAGCGATAAAAAATGGTTAGAAGAAAATGAAAAAGTAGCTTCAGTTGAAAAGCCTGGTGAAGGGAATATGAACTTTACCTTAAGATGTAGAACTTCAAATGACCACTCTTTCATCATAAAACAAAGTCGTGATTTTGTTGAAAAGTTTCCACAAGTACCCGCTCCAGCAGAACGGGTTCTAAGAGAATCTGAATTCTATGAAATTATTAGAAAGAACCCCGATTTAAGTCGTAGAACTCCTGAAATTATAGCGGTCGATGAAGAAAACCATATCATCCTGATGGAAGATCTGGGCGAGAGTAGTGATTACTCTTTTTTATATCAGGAGGGTAAGAACTTATCTGAAACCGAGCTCAAAGAAATCATGCACTTCATAGCCGATTTACACACCCATTTTACAACTGACAGTAGCTCGAAAACCATTCAGAATAAGGAAATGCGGCAGCTTAATCATGAGCATATCTTCAAATTCCCTTTTATGAAAGATAACGGGATGAATTTGGATGATGTTATGCCAGGATTGGAAGCTGTGAAACAAAGTATAATTCGTAATGAAGCACTTCATTTAGCACTCAAGCAGCTTGGTGATCTGTATTTATCTGATGGCAAGCACTTACTACATGGAGACTACTTTCCGGGAAGCTGGCTCAATACCAAATCAGGCTTAAAAATCATCGATCCTGAATTTTGCTTTTTTGGTCCTAAGGAATTTGAAATAGGAGTATGTATGGCACATTTATATTTGGCAAAACAACCCTACCCTATTATCCAGAAAGCAATGGATTTCTACAAAGAAAAAGCGCCCTTCGATGATGTATTAATGATGAAATTCATGGCTGTGGAAATGATGCGAAGAATCTTAGGATTAGCTCAACTACCGATCAGTCAAACACTGGAAGAAAGGAAAGCACTAGTGGAAAGAGGCGTCATGATGCTGACTAAATATTAA